From the genome of Drosophila melanogaster chromosome 2L, one region includes:
- the CG17612 gene encoding uncharacterized protein, isoform B, producing the protein MENVCQCCKVRPGLSVKRGGSLPKTLCLQCLHMDTFGTKHKGPRPETQINDKVHLEMSINGEDGLPEHPLYPEVQLVVKEEDALIKKKVIEENHIHNEEIIGASNIVDVEVHENHRANNDVILIQDSFAEEVILEDHPANNDVIIIQDSVAEEELPVIKEEAIEGEDLQGEYFIITECLEEPAIGSCRVCLEQSDNLTNIFDDAHQYGIPIATILSQYTGMPVEKGDSFSEYICVTCLDVVKNAFDDLESKENTIQMYRQPKEEIIDIDSIPVKNKPVDYEVTGKPPHRCPQCPKIFLLAAKLQAHIRTHNETRTTEPPRLKCPMCPSIYMKRGCLEAHMWIHRASDERESELEPPYRCPHCPKLFLYSSFLEIHIQTHEDVSQRLSRKSSHKCAQCADVFSDVSSLKDHVKIHAGERTFKCPLCLMSFQEESNLKSHDCAHTRFKCHKCSKFFESQNYLDFHFKKSHTTKGPFKCIKCQQTFQKRNGLKEHISSQVCVQFLRSKSPGQIFPCPKCPKKFSIEDNYQMHHATHKKVKTVIERHNCTQCKKSYQNKKLLTKHILSHNRCVHCSMSFTSKYLLEQHTCSQSYQLNGSRGRKNPNLNYNECEESNESDLEP; encoded by the coding sequence ATGGAGAACGTGTGTCAGTGCTGCAAGGTACGACCGGGCTTGTCGGTCAAACGCGGTGGCTCGCTTCCGAAAACCCTTTGCCTGCAGTGCCTGCATATGGACACATTTGGCACCAAGCATAAGGGACCAAGGCCCGAAACCCAAATTAACGACAAGGTTCACTTAGAAATGTCCATAAACGGCGAAGACGGCCTGCCGGAGCATCCTTTATATCCAGAAGTGCAACTGGTAGTTAAGGAGGAGGACGCTCTAATTAAGAAGAAGGTTATCGAGGAAAACCACATACATAATGAGGAGATCATAGGAGCGAGCAACATAGTAGACGTAGAGGTTCATGAGAATCATCGCGCAAATAACGACGTGATCCTCATACAGGATTCCTTCGCTGAGGAGGTAATTCTTGAGGATCATCCCGCAAATAACGACGTGATCATCATACAGGATTCCGTCGCTGAGGAGGAGCTCCCCGTAATTAAGGAGGAGGCTATTGAAGGGGAGGACTTGCAGGGAGAATACTTTATAATAACAGAATGTCTGGAAGAGCCAGCAATCGGAAGCTGTCGCGtttgcttggaacagtctgaCAACTTAACCAATATATTTGATGACGCGCATCAGTACGGAATTCCGATTGCCACGATACTCTCTCAGTACACAGGAATGCCAGTTGAGAAAGGCGATTCATTTTCTGAATATATCTGTGTAACTTGTCTGGATGTTGTGAAAAATGCATTCGATGATTTAGAGTCTAAAGAAAATACTATCCAGATGTACCGACAACCTAAAGAGGAGATCATTGACATAGATTCAATTCCAGTAAAAAACAAGCCAGTTGATTATGAAGTTACTGGGAAGCCACCTCACAGATGCCCTCAGTGCCCAAAGATATTCTTACTCGCCGCCAAACTTCAAGCTCACATTCGGACTCATAATGAAACGCGTACCACCGAGCCTCCACGGCTGAAATGTCCCATGTGTCCAAGTATATATATGAAACGCGGATGTCTTGAAGCCCATATGTGGATTCATAGGGCCTCTGATGAAAGAGAATCAGAGTTGGAGCCTCCGTACAGGTGCCCTCACTGTCCAAAACTGTTCCTTTACTCCAGCTTTCTTGAAATTCACATTCAGACACATGAGGATGTCTCTCAGAGACTGTCTCGGAAGTCATCGCACAAGTGCGCGCAGTGTGCAGATGTATTCTCAGACGTGTCCAGCCTTAAAGACCACGTAAAAATCCACGCGGGGGAACGAACGTTCAAATGTCCCCTCTGCCTGATGTCCTTTCAAGAAGAAAGTAACCTAAAGAGTCACGATTGTGCTCACACTCGTTTCAAGTGCCACAAGTGTTCCAAGTTTTTCGAAAGTCAGAATTATCTAGATTTTCACTTCAAGAAAAGTCACACGACGAAAGGTCCGTTCAAGTGCATAAAGTGCCAgcaaacttttcaaaaaaGAAACGGTCTTAAAGAACACATCAGTTCGCAGGTTTGCGTACAATTTCTCCGGAGTAAGTCTCCTGGACAAATATTCCCTTGTCCCAAATGCCCGAAAAAATTTAGCATAGAAGACAATTATCAAATGCACCACGCCACTCACAAGAAAGTAAAGACTGTTATCGAGAGGCACAACTGTACACAGTGCAAAAAGTCctatcaaaataaaaaacttctTACCAAGCACATTTTGAGTCACAACCGGTGTGTCCACTGCTCGATGTCCTTTACGAGCAAATATCTTCTGGAGCAGCACACTTGTTCCCAGAGTTACCAATTAAATGGGAGCAGGGGTCGCAAAAATCCTAATTTGAACTACAACGAATGCGAGGAGTCCAACGAAAGTGATTTGGAACCATag